The following coding sequences lie in one uncultured Mailhella sp. genomic window:
- the purB gene encoding adenylosuccinate lyase has product MIERYSRPEMAGLWTLENRYRYWFKVEQAVCRAWNEQGVIPDEDLKNIMQDVDFDVDKILEIESVTRHDIIAFLTYLEQKIGPSARFIHLGCTSSDIVDTAMALQMVEAGKIIMDGFDLVLDTLRAFIRKHQGLICMGRSHGVHGEPVTYGFKFAGFYAEFMRDKKRFADAIEDIRTGKLSGAMGTYTVITPAVEARACEILGLKADIISTQIVQRDRYAHYFTALAIAAGTVERICVELRHLQRTEVHEVEEGFAKGQKGSSAMPHKRNPISAENMCGLARVIRSNSLASMENQALWHERDISHSSVERIITPDSTILMDYVLHRLNRLLEGLRILPENVERNLWGSYGLFFSQRVLTALIEKNMPRQQAYVVVQKRAMESWETHKSFPDLIRSDAEIQAHLSPEELDAIFNINHYTRYEAEIIDRVLAEK; this is encoded by the coding sequence ATGATCGAACGCTACTCCCGGCCCGAGATGGCCGGACTCTGGACACTGGAAAACCGCTATCGCTACTGGTTCAAGGTGGAACAGGCCGTGTGCCGGGCCTGGAACGAGCAGGGAGTCATTCCCGACGAAGACCTGAAGAACATCATGCAGGACGTGGACTTCGACGTGGACAAGATTCTTGAAATCGAGTCCGTGACCCGCCACGACATCATCGCCTTCCTCACCTATCTCGAACAGAAGATCGGCCCCTCCGCGCGCTTCATCCATCTGGGCTGCACCTCTTCCGACATCGTGGACACCGCCATGGCCCTCCAGATGGTGGAAGCCGGCAAGATCATCATGGACGGCTTCGACCTCGTGCTCGACACGCTGCGCGCCTTCATCCGCAAGCATCAGGGCCTCATCTGCATGGGCCGCTCCCACGGCGTTCACGGCGAACCCGTGACCTACGGCTTCAAGTTCGCCGGATTCTATGCCGAATTCATGCGCGACAAGAAGCGCTTTGCCGACGCCATTGAAGACATCCGCACCGGCAAGCTCTCCGGCGCCATGGGCACCTACACCGTCATCACTCCCGCCGTGGAAGCCCGCGCCTGCGAAATTCTCGGACTCAAAGCCGACATCATCTCCACCCAGATCGTCCAGCGCGACCGCTACGCCCACTACTTCACCGCGCTCGCCATCGCCGCGGGCACCGTGGAGCGCATCTGCGTGGAACTGCGCCACCTCCAGCGCACCGAAGTGCATGAAGTGGAAGAAGGCTTCGCCAAGGGCCAGAAGGGCTCCTCCGCCATGCCCCACAAGCGCAATCCCATTTCCGCGGAAAACATGTGCGGTCTGGCCCGCGTCATCCGGTCCAACTCGCTCGCTTCCATGGAAAATCAGGCCCTGTGGCACGAGCGCGACATCAGTCACTCCTCGGTGGAGCGCATCATCACTCCCGACTCCACCATTCTCATGGACTACGTTCTGCACCGCCTCAACCGCCTGCTCGAAGGCCTGCGCATTCTGCCCGAAAACGTGGAACGCAATCTCTGGGGCAGCTACGGCCTGTTCTTCTCCCAGCGCGTGCTCACCGCGCTCATTGAAAAGAACATGCCCCGTCAGCAGGCCTACGTAGTCGTGCAGAAGCGCGCCATGGAAAGCTGGGAAACCCACAAGTCCTTCCCGGACCTCATCCGTTCGGACGCGGAAATTCAGGCGCACCTCTCGCCCGAGGAACTCGACGCCATCTTCAACATCAATCACTACACCCGCTACGAGGCCGAAATCATCGACCGCGTGCTCGCGGAAAAGTAG
- a CDS encoding zinc ribbon domain-containing protein has translation MPIYEYACPQCQKTFEEWLRSGDDAETQPCPDCGTSCHRVISNTSFILKGGGWFASSYGHGTSNLFDKSKGVPSVSDSKPEEKSAAPKTESPAPAKSAESPAGTK, from the coding sequence ATGCCTATTTACGAATACGCCTGCCCTCAGTGTCAGAAAACCTTTGAAGAGTGGCTCCGTTCCGGCGACGACGCCGAAACCCAGCCCTGCCCCGACTGCGGAACCTCCTGCCATCGGGTGATTTCCAATACTTCCTTCATCCTCAAGGGCGGCGGCTGGTTCGCCTCCTCCTACGGGCACGGGACCAGCAACCTTTTCGACAAAAGCAAGGGCGTGCCCTCCGTTTCCGACAGCAAGCCGGAAGAAAAAAGCGCCGCTCCCAAAACCGAAAGCCCGGCGCCCGCCAAGAGCGCGGAATCGCCCGCCGGAACGAAATAG
- a CDS encoding D-cysteine desulfhydrase, which produces MNLAKFPRRGYVKEATPIEYLPNLSKALGNKVNVYMKRDDLLPGCAGGNKTRKLDFAIADALAQGADTVITCGAVQSNHCRLTLAWAVHEGLDCHLVLEERVKGSYNPEASGNNFLYHLLGVKSITVVPGGSPMMEEMEKVAEKLRAQGKKPYIIPGGASNHIGALGYVSCAQEIMQQMFEMGLNFDHVVVPSGSAGTHAGMIAGFYGNNMDVPMIGIDVSRPGDVEAAIVHKLAQETLDYIGAGVKLPEEKVVCFGDYYQPGYSIPNDGMVEAVKMVARTEAILLDPVYSGKAMSGMIDLIRKDYFPKGANVLFLHTGGSPALYAYLPTFR; this is translated from the coding sequence ATGAATCTCGCTAAGTTCCCCCGTCGTGGTTATGTCAAGGAAGCTACCCCCATCGAATATCTGCCCAACCTGTCCAAGGCCCTGGGCAACAAGGTCAACGTGTACATGAAGCGCGACGACCTGCTCCCCGGCTGCGCCGGCGGCAACAAGACCCGTAAGCTGGACTTCGCCATTGCCGACGCTCTGGCTCAGGGCGCCGACACCGTCATCACCTGCGGCGCCGTGCAGTCCAACCACTGCCGTCTGACCCTCGCCTGGGCCGTGCATGAAGGCCTCGACTGCCATCTCGTTCTGGAAGAACGCGTGAAGGGCAGCTACAACCCCGAAGCTTCCGGCAACAACTTCCTGTATCATCTCCTGGGCGTGAAGAGCATCACCGTGGTGCCTGGCGGCTCCCCCATGATGGAAGAAATGGAAAAGGTTGCTGAAAAGCTGCGCGCTCAGGGCAAGAAGCCCTACATCATCCCCGGCGGCGCTTCCAACCACATCGGCGCTCTGGGCTACGTTTCCTGCGCTCAGGAAATCATGCAGCAGATGTTTGAAATGGGCCTCAACTTCGACCACGTTGTGGTGCCCAGCGGCAGCGCCGGCACTCATGCCGGCATGATCGCCGGCTTCTACGGCAACAACATGGACGTGCCCATGATCGGCATCGACGTGAGCCGCCCCGGCGACGTGGAAGCAGCCATTGTTCACAAGCTGGCTCAGGAAACCCTGGACTACATCGGCGCCGGCGTGAAACTTCCTGAAGAAAAGGTCGTGTGCTTCGGCGATTACTATCAGCCCGGCTATTCCATCCCGAACGACGGCATGGTGGAAGCCGTGAAGATGGTCGCCCGCACTGAAGCCATTCTGCTTGACCCCGTGTACAGCGGCAAGGCCATGTCCGGCATGATCGACCTCATCCGCAAGGATTACTTCCCCAAGGGCGCCAACGTGCTCTTCCTGCATACCGGCGGTTCTCCGGCCCTGTACGCCTACCTGCCCACCTTCCGCTAG
- a CDS encoding GntR family transcriptional regulator, with amino-acid sequence MQFKKETYSIKAAEYIRGLIRSGVLQPGQPVREAQISEKLNISRAPIREALLMLAHQGLICSEPQKGKYVRSMSAKEIYDSYVVAGILEGAAVAHSLPSWTNKERDAFAEVVRRLDDQVNYAAHLDTLAEIDEAFHMTLLSACTNERLIDIARTSCSSLAKFLYYTYWRTLFTPKEFYDRHMIIADTVATGDGRSIEMVLRRHYEEVGERLSLLVHEGHEVH; translated from the coding sequence ATGCAGTTTAAAAAAGAAACATACAGCATCAAGGCCGCCGAGTATATACGAGGTCTTATTCGTTCCGGAGTGCTTCAGCCCGGCCAGCCCGTGAGGGAAGCTCAGATATCGGAAAAGCTCAACATCAGCCGCGCGCCCATACGCGAAGCCCTGCTTATGCTGGCGCATCAGGGACTCATCTGCTCCGAACCCCAAAAGGGAAAATATGTTCGTTCCATGAGCGCCAAGGAAATTTACGACAGTTACGTTGTGGCAGGCATTCTTGAAGGCGCGGCCGTGGCGCACTCGCTGCCATCGTGGACGAACAAGGAGCGTGACGCCTTTGCCGAAGTGGTTCGTCGTCTCGACGATCAGGTGAACTATGCCGCGCATCTGGATACGCTTGCGGAAATAGACGAGGCCTTTCACATGACGTTGCTTTCCGCCTGCACCAACGAAAGGCTCATCGACATTGCCCGCACGTCCTGTTCTTCGCTGGCGAAGTTCCTTTACTATACCTATTGGCGTACTTTGTTCACGCCCAAGGAGTTTTACGACAGGCACATGATCATTGCCGACACCGTGGCCACAGGCGACGGAAGAAGCATCGAAATGGTGCTGCGCCGGCATTACGAGGAAGTGGGGGAACGACTTTCCCTTCTGGTGCACGAAGGGCACGAGGTTCACTGA
- a CDS encoding RidA family protein — protein sequence MIKVVSTTAAPAAIGPYSQGIQACGMTFFSGQLGIDPATGKLAEGGVKAQAEQSLKNIAALLASVGAKPSDIVKTTIFLVDIADFAAVNAVYGKFFDGAYPARSCVAVHQLPMNGLVEIEVVVAK from the coding sequence ATGATTAAAGTTGTTTCCACCACTGCGGCTCCTGCGGCCATCGGCCCCTATTCTCAGGGCATCCAGGCCTGCGGAATGACGTTCTTTTCCGGTCAGCTCGGCATTGATCCCGCGACCGGCAAGCTCGCCGAAGGCGGCGTGAAGGCGCAGGCCGAGCAGTCTCTCAAGAATATTGCGGCTCTTCTCGCCTCCGTGGGCGCGAAGCCTTCCGACATTGTGAAAACCACCATTTTCCTGGTGGACATTGCGGATTTCGCCGCAGTGAACGCAGTGTACGGCAAGTTCTTTGATGGCGCGTACCCTGCCCGTTCCTGCGTGGCCGTGCATCAGCTCCCCATGAACGGTCTCGTGGAAATCGAGGTTGTGGTGGCTAAGTAA
- a CDS encoding PaaI family thioesterase: MGCDVVTEGTLSALLGIRVEGFDAEGNGEVSMPLDSRHLNVMGNAHGGAIFTLADMAFAAGCRGAGILCVSAQCSISYLLPGTCGPLRAKALPVRLGRTLAVYDIMVYDGEGRNIAKAVMTGYVLKKLDCGDAHD, encoded by the coding sequence ATGGGCTGTGATGTCGTCACGGAAGGAACGCTGTCCGCGCTGCTGGGCATTCGGGTGGAAGGTTTTGACGCGGAAGGAAACGGCGAAGTTTCCATGCCGCTGGACTCCCGTCATCTCAACGTGATGGGAAACGCCCACGGCGGGGCCATATTCACGCTGGCCGACATGGCCTTTGCGGCCGGCTGCCGCGGCGCAGGCATTCTGTGCGTGAGCGCGCAGTGTTCCATTTCCTATCTTTTGCCGGGAACCTGCGGCCCGCTCCGGGCGAAGGCTTTGCCCGTGCGTCTGGGGCGCACGCTCGCGGTGTACGACATCATGGTGTACGACGGCGAAGGGCGCAACATCGCCAAGGCCGTCATGACCGGATACGTGCTGAAGAAGCTGGACTGCGGTGACGCCCATGACTGA
- a CDS encoding phenylacetate--CoA ligase family protein translates to MTRKDRTEGIYSRREVLDESERRQYNLIQLKDLLSYAYRYSEDVKKRFDRAQFNVEKFKTLSDLKHIPILKKKELIFLQTMGPRLGGLLTKDIGELRRVFLSPGPIFDPEDRNDDYWGYTEAFYSVGFRPGDAVQVTFNYHLAPAGLMFEEPLRNLGCASIPAGPTDAATQLDIMQKLRVSGYVGTPSFLMHLAQRAEEKGLNLRKDLFLEVAFVTGERLSEKIRSQMEKKYDIIMRQGYGTADVGCIGYECFQKNGLHISNRCYVEICHPDTGIPLKDGEVGEVVVTAFNKTYPLIRLATGDLSYIDRTPCSCGRTSPRLGSIVGRVDTTARIKGMFVYPHQVEQVMARFEEIKRWQIEVTNPGGVDEMVLYVEASNFKRKEELQHLFRERIKLRPELRILAPGSLPPQIKPIEDKRVWD, encoded by the coding sequence ATGACCCGCAAAGATCGTACGGAAGGTATCTACAGTCGTCGCGAAGTGCTCGACGAGAGCGAACGCCGTCAGTACAACCTCATTCAGCTCAAGGATCTGCTTTCCTACGCCTACCGCTATTCGGAAGACGTTAAGAAGCGTTTCGACCGCGCGCAGTTCAACGTCGAAAAATTCAAGACGCTGTCCGACCTCAAACATATTCCCATCCTTAAAAAGAAGGAACTCATCTTCCTGCAGACCATGGGACCGCGCCTCGGCGGTCTGCTCACCAAGGACATCGGCGAACTGCGCCGCGTGTTCCTTTCCCCCGGCCCCATCTTCGACCCCGAAGACAGAAACGACGACTACTGGGGATACACCGAAGCCTTCTATTCCGTGGGCTTCCGTCCCGGCGACGCCGTGCAGGTGACCTTCAACTATCACCTGGCTCCCGCGGGCCTGATGTTTGAAGAGCCGCTGCGCAATCTCGGCTGCGCCTCCATTCCCGCCGGTCCCACCGACGCCGCCACGCAGCTCGACATCATGCAGAAGCTGCGCGTTTCCGGCTACGTGGGCACGCCGAGCTTCCTCATGCACCTTGCCCAGCGCGCCGAAGAAAAGGGCCTCAACCTGCGCAAGGATCTCTTCCTGGAAGTGGCCTTCGTGACCGGCGAACGCCTGTCGGAAAAAATCCGCAGCCAGATGGAAAAGAAGTACGACATCATCATGCGCCAGGGCTACGGCACCGCCGACGTGGGCTGCATAGGCTACGAGTGCTTCCAGAAGAACGGTCTGCACATTTCCAACCGCTGCTATGTGGAAATCTGCCATCCCGACACCGGCATTCCGCTCAAGGACGGCGAAGTGGGCGAAGTGGTGGTGACCGCCTTCAACAAGACCTATCCGCTGATCCGTCTTGCCACGGGCGACCTTTCCTACATCGACCGCACGCCCTGCTCCTGCGGACGCACGAGCCCGCGCCTCGGCAGCATCGTGGGCCGCGTGGACACCACCGCCCGCATCAAGGGCATGTTCGTGTATCCGCATCAGGTGGAACAGGTCATGGCCCGCTTCGAGGAAATCAAGCGCTGGCAGATCGAAGTCACCAACCCCGGCGGCGTGGACGAAATGGTGCTCTACGTCGAAGCGAGCAACTTCAAGCGCAAGGAAGAACTTCAGCACCTGTTCCGCGAGCGCATCAAGCTGCGCCCCGAACTGCGCATTCTTGCTCCGGGCAGTCTGCCTCCGCAGATCAAGCCCATCGAAGACAAGCGCGTCTGGGATTAA
- a CDS encoding dicarboxylate/amino acid:cation symporter yields the protein MSKRLGLPAQMGIGMVLGIVVGAMAPSLNLEASWFKPLGDLFITLVRMVVVPLVFTTLVAGAASVCDVKELGRVASKTLIYYLLTTTVAVVIGLILANLLRPGLGLTLSMENLQVKDVSAPPLIKVLMDIVPLNPIDALAKGNMLQVIFFAILFGFALSMLGDRGRPAFVFFDSCAEVMIKVTGIVMRYAPIGVFGLMAFTVANHGLSVLLPLIKLVGVMYLACIFQVLLVYLPCAKYSGLTPSTFLKGLSEPLMISFSTCSSAAALSSNLLSVQKLGASKSVSSFSIPLGNTINMDGAAIYMGVAAIFAAEVYGIPMPIDKQLTVILLAVLASIGSMGVPGAALIMITMVFTQVGIPLEAIALIAGVDRIMDMARTTINVLGDATGAILVSKLENNGECRG from the coding sequence ATGTCAAAACGTTTAGGTCTTCCCGCCCAGATGGGCATAGGTATGGTTCTCGGCATCGTTGTGGGTGCCATGGCTCCTTCCCTCAACCTGGAAGCCAGCTGGTTCAAGCCGCTCGGCGATCTGTTCATCACTCTGGTGCGCATGGTGGTTGTGCCGCTGGTGTTCACCACGCTCGTGGCCGGCGCGGCCAGTGTGTGCGACGTGAAGGAACTCGGCCGCGTTGCTTCAAAAACGCTTATTTATTATCTGCTCACGACGACCGTGGCCGTCGTTATCGGTCTTATTCTCGCCAATCTGCTCCGTCCCGGTCTCGGTCTGACGCTCTCCATGGAAAACCTGCAGGTGAAGGACGTTTCCGCGCCTCCGCTCATCAAGGTGCTCATGGACATCGTGCCGCTGAACCCGATTGACGCTCTGGCCAAGGGCAACATGCTCCAGGTCATCTTCTTCGCCATCCTGTTCGGCTTCGCCCTCAGCATGCTCGGCGACAGAGGCCGTCCCGCCTTCGTGTTCTTCGACTCCTGCGCCGAAGTCATGATCAAGGTGACCGGCATCGTCATGCGCTACGCTCCCATCGGCGTGTTCGGCCTCATGGCCTTCACCGTGGCCAACCACGGCCTGAGCGTTCTGCTGCCGCTCATCAAGCTGGTCGGCGTCATGTATCTGGCCTGCATCTTCCAGGTGCTGCTGGTCTATCTGCCCTGCGCCAAGTACTCAGGTCTTACGCCCAGCACGTTCTTGAAGGGGCTCTCTGAACCTCTCATGATCTCCTTCTCCACCTGCTCCTCCGCGGCCGCCCTTTCCTCCAACCTGCTTTCCGTGCAGAAGCTCGGCGCTTCCAAGTCCGTGTCCAGCTTCTCCATCCCGCTCGGCAACACCATCAACATGGACGGCGCGGCCATCTACATGGGCGTTGCGGCCATCTTTGCCGCGGAAGTGTACGGCATCCCCATGCCCATCGATAAGCAGCTCACCGTCATCCTGCTGGCCGTGCTTGCCTCCATCGGTTCCATGGGCGTGCCCGGCGCGGCGCTCATCATGATCACCATGGTGTTCACGCAGGTCGGCATTCCGCTGGAAGCCATCGCCCTCATCGCCGGCGTTGACCGTATCATGGACATGGCCCGTACCACCATCAACGTGCTCGGCGACGCCACCGGCGCTATCCTGGTGTCCAAGCTTGAGAACAACGGCGAGTGCAGGGGCTGA
- a CDS encoding L,D-transpeptidase family protein: MFRLLSLLILCLMLPIQAAADWTARLPSRTPEYFLAADKSRKLLFQVEETVDGKAAITRQFDCIHGRLEGDKQREGDLRTPEGVYFITHKITQKLDFMEYGPHAFNLNYPNPADRLRGKTGGGIWLHSKGQPIKGLTTRGCMAIDQHEITDLLAVLVPGTPVVIAEHLEGEPFVRNKTLASLPSPETGASPLLPRAEDNMPPQTPPAQDNTLPGVPAPLTEHTETAEAPALPTADAPGASLTASAPQAAPQVTPSGDDEKVLRQTLRWMDDRLQKSENIFSMYDRENYPRASREKFSALRKRLRSDFRRQHDLFLDRDGIRLLAGPGYWVSCFIKSYERKGQYHHGLQALYWIPDDLGEYHIIGEVWINN, from the coding sequence TTGTTCCGCCTCCTTTCCCTTCTTATTCTCTGTCTCATGCTGCCCATCCAGGCCGCGGCCGACTGGACGGCCCGCCTGCCCTCCCGCACTCCGGAATATTTTCTTGCCGCCGACAAATCGCGCAAGCTGCTCTTTCAGGTCGAAGAGACCGTGGACGGCAAGGCCGCAATCACGCGGCAGTTCGACTGCATCCACGGCAGACTCGAAGGCGACAAGCAGCGGGAAGGCGATCTGCGCACGCCCGAAGGCGTGTACTTCATCACGCACAAGATCACGCAGAAGCTCGACTTCATGGAATACGGGCCGCACGCCTTCAATTTGAACTACCCCAATCCTGCCGACCGGCTGCGCGGAAAAACCGGCGGCGGCATCTGGCTGCACAGCAAGGGCCAGCCCATAAAGGGCCTGACCACGCGCGGATGCATGGCCATCGATCAGCATGAAATCACGGATCTGCTCGCCGTGCTCGTGCCGGGCACGCCCGTGGTCATTGCGGAGCATCTCGAAGGCGAGCCCTTCGTGCGGAACAAGACTCTGGCATCCCTGCCCTCGCCGGAAACGGGAGCCTCGCCGCTGCTGCCCCGCGCCGAAGACAACATGCCGCCGCAAACGCCTCCCGCGCAGGACAACACCCTGCCCGGCGTCCCCGCCCCGCTGACGGAGCACACGGAAACCGCCGAGGCTCCGGCGTTGCCGACGGCAGACGCGCCGGGCGCTTCCCTGACCGCGTCCGCTCCGCAGGCTGCGCCGCAGGTCACGCCTTCCGGCGACGATGAAAAGGTGCTGCGCCAGACCCTGCGCTGGATGGACGACAGGCTCCAAAAATCTGAAAACATTTTCAGCATGTACGACAGGGAAAACTACCCGCGCGCCAGCCGGGAAAAATTTTCCGCTCTGCGCAAGAGGCTGCGTTCCGACTTTCGCAGACAGCACGACCTCTTCCTCGACCGCGACGGCATCCGGCTGCTGGCCGGGCCCGGCTACTGGGTGTCGTGCTTCATCAAGAGCTACGAGCGCAAGGGGCAGTACCATCACGGTCTTCAGGCGCTCTACTGGATTCCCGATGATCTCGGCGAGTATCACATCATCGGCGAGGTGTGGATAAACAACTAG
- a CDS encoding amino acid racemase translates to MIQRFADHSPVPRTIGIVGGLGPYAGYDLVRKIFRWTRASKDQDHLPLMLHSFPGWIPERPAFLLGQTKENPGEDIGGIMAQLARNGARVIGMPCNTAHSPRILNVALERLHETGLDVTFVSIIESAVRHMRAMCPNGGRIGLMGTVATLQTRLYQDALEKAGLEPVLPDDDECALVQRAISDPEFGVKAFSDPVSPRARQILLDTARRLVEKKQVSVILLGCTEIPVAVTETSLLDTPVVDATSVLARELIRASCPERLKEPSKLQF, encoded by the coding sequence GTGATTCAGCGTTTTGCCGATCATTCGCCCGTGCCCCGCACCATAGGCATCGTGGGGGGGCTTGGTCCCTATGCCGGGTATGACCTCGTGCGCAAGATCTTTCGCTGGACCAGGGCCAGCAAAGATCAGGATCATCTTCCCCTCATGCTTCATTCCTTCCCCGGGTGGATTCCGGAGCGTCCTGCCTTTCTGCTGGGGCAGACGAAGGAAAATCCCGGGGAGGATATCGGCGGCATCATGGCGCAGCTTGCCAGAAACGGCGCCCGCGTCATAGGCATGCCCTGCAACACGGCGCACAGCCCCCGCATTCTGAATGTAGCCCTGGAGCGCCTGCACGAAACCGGTCTGGACGTGACGTTCGTGTCGATCATTGAAAGCGCGGTGCGTCACATGCGCGCCATGTGTCCGAACGGAGGCCGCATCGGTCTCATGGGCACGGTGGCCACGCTGCAGACCCGCCTGTATCAGGACGCTCTGGAAAAGGCCGGGCTTGAGCCCGTGCTCCCGGACGACGACGAGTGCGCTCTTGTTCAGCGCGCCATCAGCGATCCTGAATTCGGCGTGAAGGCTTTTTCCGATCCTGTTTCCCCGAGGGCGCGTCAGATACTTCTCGACACCGCCCGCCGCCTTGTGGAAAAGAAACAGGTATCCGTCATACTTCTTGGCTGCACGGAAATTCCTGTTGCGGTCACGGAGACCAGTCTGCTGGATACTCCTGTCGTGGACGCCACAAGCGTGCTCGCTCGGGAACTGATCCGGGCCAGTTGTCCGGAACGACTTAAGGAACCCTCAAAACTTCAATTTTAG